Within the Streptomyces sp. NBC_00554 genome, the region CCCACCCCGCACCATCGCCACCATTGTCACGAGGATTCGGTAATCGGTATGAGGTCCCTGGAACGGCATCGCGACGTCGGCGCATACGCGCTCGGCGTGCTGAATGAGGCGGACGCCTTCCGCTTCGAGGATCACCTCATGGAGTGCCCTCAGTGCGCCGCCCATGTGAGTGAATTCCGGCCTGCGGCACGGCAGTTGATGCTGTACCGCCGGGCCACCCCGCGCTCCGTGCACCCCTTCGCCGCCCCCGGGCCCAGGCTTCTGGACCGGCTGCTCGGCGAGGTGGCGAACCGGCACCGGGCCGGGCGCAGGCGTTGGCTGTACGCGGTGGCCGCCTCCGTCGTGTTCGCGGCGGGCGGGCCCGCGATCGCGATCGTGACGGCGGACGGCTCACCGAGCACCCTGATCGCCGCGACCGACACGGAGACCGGCGTCTGGGCCCAGGTCACGTCCGAGGACCGGGCCTGGGGCAGTGAGGTCGACGTACAGGTCAAGGACCTGGGAGGCCCCCGCGCCTGTCAGCTCGTCGTGATCGGCAAGGACGGTTCCGAGCAGACGGTGACGAGCTGGATGGCGCAGGGGGACAACAACGGCGAGGCCGCCAGCATGCAGGGCGGCGCCGCGTTGCAGTCCGAGGAGATCAGCCGGTACGAGGTGCGCACGACGGAGGGCGAGCGCCTCGTGACGCTCAAGCCCGGCACCGGAAGCTGACGCCAAGTCCGGTCGGCGGACGCCTACTTGAGGAGCTTTGACATCCGCCGGTCCGCGAGCGGCTTCCCGCCCGTCTGGCAGGTCGGGCAGTACTGCAGCGAGGAGTCGCTGAAGGACACCTCCCGGATGGTGTCGCCGCAGACCGGGCAGGGCTCGCCCGTTCTGCCGTGCACCCGCAGTCCGCTCTTCTTCTCCGCCTTCAGGCGTCCGGCCGCCACTCCGTGGGAGCGCTCGACGGCCTCGGTGAGCGTGGAGCGCAGCGCCTCGTACAGGCGCCGTGTCTCCTCGGGACTCAGCGTGGCGGCGAGCTTGAAGGGCGACATCCGGGCGGCGTGCAGGATCTCGTCGCTGTACGCGTTCCCCACGCCCGCGATGAGGCTCTGGTCGCGCAGCGCGCCCTTCAGCTGGCGCCGCTCGCCTTCGAGCAGTTTGGCGAACCGCACCTCGTCGAAGTCCTCGGCGAGCGGGTCGGGGCCGAGCCGGGCGACGCCGGGGATCTCCGCCGGGTCCCTTACGAGGTACACGGCGAGCTTCTTCTGGGTGCCGGCCTCGGTGAGGTCGAAGCCCTCGCCGGTCTCCAGGGCGACGCGCAGTGCGAGCGGGCCCTTGCCGGGGCGGGGCCGGCCGTCGGGCAGCGTGTCCTTCCACTGCAGCCAGCCCGCGCGGGCCAGGTGCGTCACGAAGTGCAGGCCGTCCGCCTCGATGTCGAGGAACTTGCCGTGCCGGCGCACGGCCGTGACCTCGCGGCCCTCGAAGGCGGTGACGGGAGGGTCGTACGTCTTCAGGACGCTGATGGCGACGGGCAGCACGCGCACGACCTGACGGCCGACGAGGTGGTCGGCCAGGAAGTCCTTGAGTGCTTCGACCTCGGGCAGTTCCGGCATAGGTCCAGAGTGCCACCAGGTGCCGACGACACGATGTGGACCGGTGGTCAGTCCCGTTCCGGAACGATGAACTCGCACCACACGACTTTGCCGCCACCGCGGGCCTCCACGCCCCAGACATCGGTGAGCCGGTCGACGAGAAGGAGGCCGCGGCCCGAGACACCGGACTCCCCGGCCTCGCGGCGGCGCGGCAGGGCGCTGGAGGAGTCCTCGACCTCGGCGCGCAGTCTGCGGTCGGAGCCGGTCAGGACGCGCAGGGTGACGACGGCGGAGCCCTCGGTGTGCAGCAGGGCGTTGGTGATCATTTCGTCGGCGACCAGCTCGATCTCGTCGGCACGCTCCCCTGCGCCCCAGGCGTCGACGGCGGCGCGGATCATGTGCCGGGCCGCGGCGAGCGCCTCGGGGTCGCCGGCCGCGACATGCTGCTGGAGTCTGCCGCCGGTCTGGTGGGTGGTGAGGCCGCGGCGGCGCAGGAGCAGCAGCGCGACGTCGTCGTCGCCACCGCGGTCCTCGGCCACCTCGATGAGCCGGTCGGCAAGGTCGTGGACGTCGTCCGGGCCGGTGCTGACGAGCTCCCTGAGGGTGCGCACGCCTTCGCCGAGGGAGATGCCGGGCTGCTCGACCAGGCCGTCGGTGTACAGCATCAGCGTCTGGCCGGGGTCCAGCTCGAAGGTGCTGACCGGGTACTCGAGGCGCCCGAAGTCGGCGGACAGGCCCAGCGGCAAGCCCCCTTCCACGGGCTGTCGTCGGCAGGTGCCGTCGGGCTGCCGGACCAGGGGGTCCATGTGGCCGGCCCTGACCAGCTGGACGACGCCGGTGGACAGATCGGCCTCCGCGTACAGGCAGGTCGCAAAGCGTTCGGTGTCGAGTTCCTTCAGGAAGACGGAGGCGCGGGCCATCACGGTGGCGGGGGTGTGGCCCTCGGCGGCGTAGGCGCGCAGCACGATGCGCAGCTGGCCCATGACGGCGGCGGCGTGCGTGTCATGGCCCTGTACGTCGCCGATGACGGCGCCGACGCGGCCGCCGGGCAGCGGGATCACGTCGTACCAGTCGCCGCCGATGTCCCTGCCGAGGGAGGCGGAGCGGTAGCGGACGGCGATGTCGGCGCCGGGCACGCTGGGGATGGAGCGCGGCAGCATGGCCTGCTGGAGGCCCTTGGCGAGGTCCTTCTCCTGCTCGTAGAACATGGCCCGTTGGAGGCTCTGCGCGATGCTGCTGCCGAGCGCGAGGAGGACGTTGCGGTCCTCCTCCGAGAAGCCGTGCCGGTCGTTGTAGAGCAGGCCGATCGCGCCGATGGGCCGGGCCTGCACGATGAGCGGCAGATACGCGGCCGAGGTGATCTTCAGGTCGGTGATGTGCGGCCACAGCAGGGGATACGCCTCGGCGAACTCCTCCGGCGACTCGATGAAGTGCGGCACCAGGGTCCGTACGACCTCGTTCATCGGGTACTGGGCGTCGATGCGCGTGATCCGGGTGCCCGGCACATAGCTGTCCTGGGGCCCCGCGGCGACCATATTGATGCGGCCGGCCTCCACCAGGCCCATGACCAGGCTCGTCGCGCCGAGGTGGGTGAGGCCGTGGGTGTCCTCCAGGACGTCGATGACGTCCTGGACGGTGCGGGCGTGGGCGAGTGCCGCCGTGGTGAGCTGCACGACGCTCGTCTGCTGGCGCCTGGCCTGGAAATGGGCGGCCTGCTCACGGCGCGCCGCGCGCTCGTTCAGCTCCTGCGTCGCGTCGCGCACGATGCCGATGATCCGGCGGGGCCTGCCGGTCTCGTCGCGGCGGATGTAGCCCTGGGTGTGGGTCCAGCGCAGCGTGCCGTCTCTGCAGCGGATGCGGAAGTAGGCGCCGTAGTTCTCGCTGCCGTCCTTGAGCGCCTGGGAGACCAGGGTGTCGAGGCGTATGGCCTCGGGCGGGGGCACGCGCATGGCCAGGGTCTCCGGGTGCCCGTCGTATTCCTCGGGGTGCACGTCGAAGACCTCGTGGGCCTGGGCGTCCATCTGGAACAGACCGGAGTCCAGGTCCCAGTCGAAGCTGCCCATGCGGTTGAGCGCCAGGATCGGATCCGGGTGGGCGGGCCAGTCGTCCGGGAGTGACAGGGCGCTCGCTCCCCGATC harbors:
- a CDS encoding anti-sigma factor, encoding MRSLERHRDVGAYALGVLNEADAFRFEDHLMECPQCAAHVSEFRPAARQLMLYRRATPRSVHPFAAPGPRLLDRLLGEVANRHRAGRRRWLYAVAASVVFAAGGPAIAIVTADGSPSTLIAATDTETGVWAQVTSEDRAWGSEVDVQVKDLGGPRACQLVVIGKDGSEQTVTSWMAQGDNNGEAASMQGGAALQSEEISRYEVRTTEGERLVTLKPGTGS
- a CDS encoding Fpg/Nei family DNA glycosylase, with amino-acid sequence MPELPEVEALKDFLADHLVGRQVVRVLPVAISVLKTYDPPVTAFEGREVTAVRRHGKFLDIEADGLHFVTHLARAGWLQWKDTLPDGRPRPGKGPLALRVALETGEGFDLTEAGTQKKLAVYLVRDPAEIPGVARLGPDPLAEDFDEVRFAKLLEGERRQLKGALRDQSLIAGVGNAYSDEILHAARMSPFKLAATLSPEETRRLYEALRSTLTEAVERSHGVAAGRLKAEKKSGLRVHGRTGEPCPVCGDTIREVSFSDSSLQYCPTCQTGGKPLADRRMSKLLK
- a CDS encoding SpoIIE family protein phosphatase, with translation MVDRGASALSLPDDWPAHPDPILALNRMGSFDWDLDSGLFQMDAQAHEVFDVHPEEYDGHPETLAMRVPPPEAIRLDTLVSQALKDGSENYGAYFRIRCRDGTLRWTHTQGYIRRDETGRPRRIIGIVRDATQELNERAARREQAAHFQARRQQTSVVQLTTAALAHARTVQDVIDVLEDTHGLTHLGATSLVMGLVEAGRINMVAAGPQDSYVPGTRITRIDAQYPMNEVVRTLVPHFIESPEEFAEAYPLLWPHITDLKITSAAYLPLIVQARPIGAIGLLYNDRHGFSEEDRNVLLALGSSIAQSLQRAMFYEQEKDLAKGLQQAMLPRSIPSVPGADIAVRYRSASLGRDIGGDWYDVIPLPGGRVGAVIGDVQGHDTHAAAVMGQLRIVLRAYAAEGHTPATVMARASVFLKELDTERFATCLYAEADLSTGVVQLVRAGHMDPLVRQPDGTCRRQPVEGGLPLGLSADFGRLEYPVSTFELDPGQTLMLYTDGLVEQPGISLGEGVRTLRELVSTGPDDVHDLADRLIEVAEDRGGDDDVALLLLRRRGLTTHQTGGRLQQHVAAGDPEALAAARHMIRAAVDAWGAGERADEIELVADEMITNALLHTEGSAVVTLRVLTGSDRRLRAEVEDSSSALPRRREAGESGVSGRGLLLVDRLTDVWGVEARGGGKVVWCEFIVPERD